One SAR86 cluster bacterium genomic window carries:
- a CDS encoding peptide MFS transporter, with amino-acid sequence MNQALQNTGTFLGHPKGLFICFLTEMWERFSYYGMRALLILYLTKHWEFTDSTSYLIYAAYTSLVYITPVLGGMLADQILGSKKAVTFGAILLVFGHLGMAIENSEQIFYLSLALIVSGVGYLKPNISTMVGALYEEGDSRRDSGFTIFYMGINIGAFTATLLCGYLGEEIGWAYGFGAAGIGMLFGLIIFLWGQKYLAGLAEPPTNKYRETFYLGGLAAGTYEIWAYIAGVAMVLVTWFLVQNSAIVGTLLGGFGALFIGAWLLYALFRCEQEERDRLIVVGILILFSLIFWALFEQAGSSLNILTDRGVDRVIFGWEVPASMFQSLNAGFIFTIAPLFAFLWIALAKRNIEPSTPVKFSIGIFFVGLGFLALVYGMESSDGLQTGIIWIVLIYLLHTLGELCLSPVGLSSVTKLSPQRIVGFMMGMWFFASAAGNFVAGEIAKATATDVSGASADVYDLVQKQSFIDVYTNVGLMAVGVAFVLLLLSPLLNSRSHGIK; translated from the coding sequence ATGAATCAGGCTCTGCAAAATACAGGTACTTTTTTAGGTCATCCAAAAGGTCTTTTTATATGTTTTCTAACTGAGATGTGGGAGCGTTTTTCCTACTATGGAATGCGCGCACTGCTTATTCTTTACCTCACAAAACATTGGGAGTTTACTGATTCAACCAGTTACTTAATTTATGCTGCTTACACATCATTGGTTTACATTACTCCGGTGCTTGGAGGTATGCTGGCAGATCAAATTTTAGGTTCAAAAAAAGCTGTAACTTTTGGTGCGATACTTCTAGTGTTTGGTCATTTAGGTATGGCTATTGAAAATAGTGAGCAAATATTTTATTTGTCTTTAGCTTTAATAGTTTCAGGTGTTGGTTATCTGAAACCTAATATTTCAACAATGGTCGGTGCCTTGTATGAAGAGGGAGATTCTAGGAGAGATTCTGGCTTTACAATTTTTTACATGGGAATAAATATTGGTGCTTTTACAGCCACTCTTTTGTGTGGTTATTTAGGTGAAGAAATAGGATGGGCTTACGGTTTTGGTGCTGCTGGCATTGGAATGCTTTTTGGCTTAATTATATTTCTTTGGGGGCAGAAATATCTTGCTGGTCTAGCAGAACCACCAACAAATAAATATAGAGAAACTTTTTATCTAGGCGGCCTTGCTGCAGGAACATATGAAATTTGGGCATATATTGCCGGGGTAGCTATGGTCCTTGTGACTTGGTTTTTAGTTCAAAACTCTGCAATTGTAGGTACATTGTTAGGAGGATTTGGAGCACTTTTCATAGGTGCTTGGTTGCTTTATGCATTATTTAGATGCGAACAAGAAGAGAGAGATAGATTGATTGTGGTGGGCATATTGATATTATTCTCTTTGATTTTTTGGGCTCTTTTTGAACAAGCTGGCTCATCACTAAATATTCTTACAGATAGGGGTGTTGATAGAGTAATTTTTGGTTGGGAAGTTCCAGCTTCAATGTTCCAATCTCTTAATGCCGGTTTTATTTTTACAATAGCTCCTCTTTTTGCATTTTTATGGATTGCACTTGCGAAAAGAAATATTGAGCCCTCAACACCAGTCAAATTCTCTATAGGAATCTTTTTTGTTGGATTAGGTTTTCTTGCGCTTGTTTATGGAATGGAATCTTCAGATGGATTGCAGACTGGCATTATCTGGATAGTTTTAATTTATTTGCTGCACACACTTGGAGAATTATGTCTATCACCTGTTGGCCTATCATCAGTAACCAAACTTTCCCCACAAAGAATTGTCGGATTCATGATGGGTATGTGGTTTTTTGCTTCTGCTGCAGGAAATTTTGTTGCAGGTGAAATTGCTAAAGCAACGGCAACAGACGTTTCAGGTGCTTCAGCAGATGTGTACGATCTAGTGCAAAAACAATCCTTTATTGATGTTTATACAAATGTTGGTCTAATGGCCGTTGGAGTTGCTTTTGTATTACTTCTTTTATCTCCGCTTCTAAATTCAAGATCACACGGAATAAAGTAG
- the dapE gene encoding succinyl-diaminopimelate desuccinylase: MLEIELAKELISRKSITPSDGGCLKFTADYLEKLGFQNEFMPFEDVDNIWSVYDNGGPLLFFLGHVDVVPTGPEKLWTHDPFAAVEDEKFIHGRGACDMKGGVAAFLAAIKNTDLEKLKYSLAVLLTSDEEGPAKNGTKMVIKELVNRGQSFDYCIVGEPSSIENTADNIRVGRRGSVNIDLKILGKQGHSAYPDKVDNPIHKAAKLVDFLNSIEWDSGDEYFPATSLQVADMHGGLGTHNVVPGELNLKINIRHNPKTSYEKIQKTIVNYLEENKIKYEINFDSNAKPFYSNPNQLADSVSEAVKNVMGKKPKISCSGGTSDGRFVAETDAEIVEIGPKFETIHKIDEKIEKKELNKLTKIYEQTLLNLNGKVKS, from the coding sequence ATGTTAGAAATAGAATTAGCCAAAGAATTGATTTCAAGAAAATCAATTACTCCCTCTGATGGTGGATGTTTAAAGTTTACTGCTGATTACTTAGAGAAATTAGGATTTCAAAACGAATTCATGCCTTTCGAAGACGTAGATAATATTTGGAGCGTATATGACAATGGAGGTCCATTGCTATTTTTTTTAGGACATGTTGATGTTGTACCAACTGGACCAGAAAAATTATGGACTCATGATCCTTTTGCAGCGGTAGAAGATGAAAAATTTATTCATGGTAGAGGAGCTTGTGATATGAAAGGAGGAGTTGCTGCTTTTCTTGCTGCTATCAAAAATACTGATCTAGAAAAGCTCAAATACTCCTTAGCAGTATTACTAACATCTGATGAAGAAGGTCCAGCCAAAAATGGGACAAAGATGGTTATAAAAGAATTAGTAAATAGAGGACAAAGTTTTGACTACTGTATTGTTGGTGAGCCCTCCTCTATTGAAAATACTGCAGATAATATAAGAGTTGGTAGGAGAGGCTCTGTAAATATTGATTTAAAAATTTTAGGTAAACAAGGCCACTCAGCTTACCCAGATAAGGTAGATAATCCTATCCATAAGGCTGCAAAATTAGTTGATTTCCTTAACTCAATCGAGTGGGATTCAGGAGATGAATATTTTCCTGCAACTTCCTTGCAAGTTGCTGACATGCATGGGGGTTTAGGTACACATAATGTTGTTCCAGGTGAACTCAATTTAAAAATCAATATTCGTCATAATCCCAAAACAAGCTATGAAAAAATTCAAAAAACTATTGTTAATTATTTAGAGGAAAACAAAATCAAGTATGAAATAAATTTTGATTCTAACGCTAAACCATTTTATTCAAATCCGAATCAACTCGCTGATTCAGTTAGTGAGGCAGTAAAAAATGTCATGGGCAAAAAGCCAAAAATAAGTTGTAGTGGAGGAACCTCAGATGGGAGATTTGTAGCAGAAACAGATGCTGAAATTGTTGAAATAGGACCTAAATTTGAAACAATTCACAAAATAGATGAAAAAATTGAAAAGAAAGAATTAAATAAACTAACTAAAATTTACGAACAAACACTATTAAACTTGAACGGTAAGGTAAAGAGCTAG
- the map gene encoding type I methionyl aminopeptidase — MSISLKSKNDIEKMKIAGNYAAKVLEYLEDFVQVGISTEEIDNVAYKYITEELKCIPANVGYNDYPKTLCTSINDVICHGIPSDKEILKDGDIVNIDITVIVDGWHGDTSKMFLIGRSQPHVKRLVDITRECMFKGIEVCKPGAFTGDIGYAIQTHAEKNHYSVVKNYCGHGIGKIYHEDPQITHFGNKGEGIKLEEGMVFTIEPMINLGSHKTKLLKDGWTVVTEDGKLSAQWEHTIAITKHGYEILTLREEEK; from the coding sequence ATGTCTATTTCTCTAAAAAGTAAAAATGACATTGAAAAAATGAAAATTGCTGGCAATTATGCCGCAAAAGTTTTGGAGTATTTAGAAGATTTTGTGCAAGTAGGTATTAGTACTGAAGAAATAGATAATGTTGCATATAAATATATAACAGAAGAATTAAAATGCATTCCTGCAAATGTTGGATATAACGATTATCCCAAAACACTTTGTACTTCAATAAATGACGTCATTTGTCATGGAATTCCATCCGATAAAGAGATTCTCAAAGACGGAGATATTGTCAATATTGATATTACCGTCATAGTCGATGGCTGGCATGGTGACACTTCAAAAATGTTTTTAATTGGCAGGTCACAGCCACATGTAAAGAGACTTGTAGACATTACGAGAGAATGTATGTTTAAAGGAATAGAAGTATGTAAACCTGGGGCTTTCACTGGAGATATTGGATACGCCATTCAGACACATGCAGAGAAAAACCACTACTCTGTTGTTAAAAATTACTGCGGTCACGGAATTGGTAAGATTTATCACGAAGACCCTCAAATTACTCATTTTGGAAATAAAGGAGAAGGCATAAAGCTTGAAGAAGGTATGGTTTTTACAATTGAACCAATGATTAATTTAGGCTCTCATAAAACAAAATTGTTGAAAGATGGATGGACGGTAGTAACTGAAGATGGAAAATTGTCAGCACAGTGGGAACATACAATTGCTATAACTAAACATGGTTATGAAATTCTTACTTTAAGAGAAGAAGAAAAATAA